The following are from one region of the Capsicum annuum cultivar UCD-10X-F1 chromosome 1, UCD10Xv1.1, whole genome shotgun sequence genome:
- the LOC107841159 gene encoding probable aspartic proteinase GIP2: MVTVKLPLSMLLLFLLLNIFQCSAEILYIPVTKEASTLQHIIEVGQRTPLVPIKLLVHLGGRSLWVDCTNSSSYKSSTYKSAVCNSTQCFMSKSHGCGNCKFRSQLQPGCNNNTCYIWGENPLINTYIDHAEVAEDVLTIGSTPGVRVTWPRFIFTCLIDPDMVRLLANGVTGTAGFGHESLISIPNQLALDPRFTRTFGMCLSSSTRSRGVIFIGSGPYNVYKPKKVDIPKDIVYTKLITNKRGFLLSDEYYFQISSIRVAGQDVPLNKTLLSINNKEHGTGGTKISTAMPFTILHTTYYDVVKTAFIKALPKNVTLVEPPPMSQFGDCFSSENIKNSNVGPDVPVIDIVLYKPSAFWRIYGANSVVQVTKDVMCLAFVRQDQRWNPTIVIGAHQLEENLLVFDLPRKKIGFGSSLKLQQASCSMYDNTIMS, from the exons aTGGTGACAGTCAAACTTCCTTTATCTATGCTTCTCTTATTTCTTctactcaatatttttcaatgcTCAGCTGAAATCCTATACATTCCAGTCACTAAAGAAGCATCAACCCTACAACACATTATAGAAGTAGGCCAAAGAACTCCTTTAGTCCCCATAAAACTCTTAGTCCATCTTGGTGGTAGAAGCTTATGGGTGGACTGTACCAATAGTTCATCTTACAAAAGTTCAACTTACAAATCAGCTGTATGTAATTCAACACAATGCTTTATGTCAAAGTCTCATGGCTGTGGAAACTGCAAATTCAGATCTCAACTGCAGCCTGGATGCAACAACAATACTTGTTACATTTGGGGTGAAAATCCCTTGATTAATACTTATATAGATCATGCAGAAGTGGCTGAGGATGTATTGACCATTGGTTCTACTCCTGGCGTTCGTGTAACTTGGCCAAGGTTTATTTTCACTTGCCTTATTGATCCCGATATGGTGAGACTCCTTGCAAATGGAGTCACAG GAACCGCAGGTTTTGGACACGAAAGTCTAATTTCCATTCCCAATCAACTTGCATTAGACCCTAGATTTACCAGGACATTCGGTATGTGCTTGAGCTCATCTACAAGATCTCGTGGGGTTATCTTTATCGGTTCTGGCCCATATAATGTTTACAAACCTAAGAAAGTCGACATCCCCAAGGATATCGTCTACACCAAACTAATTACAAATAAGAGAGGATTTCTACTATCTGACGAGTACTATTTTCAAATTTCATCCATCCGAGTCGCGGGGCAAGACGTGCCACTAAATAAAACATTGTTATCTATTAATAATAAAGAACATGGAACAGGTGGGACAAAAATCAGCACTGCTATGCCTTTCACAATTTTGCACACTACCTATTATGATGTTGTTAAAACTGCTTTCATCAAGGCGCTTCCGAAGAATGTGACACTTGTAGAGCCTCCACCTATGAGTCAATTTGGAGATTGCTTTAGCTCCGAAAACATTAAAAACTCCAATGTAGGACCAGATGTTCCTGTAATAGACATTGTCTTGTACAAGCCGAGTGCGTTTTGGAGGATTTATGGTGCAAATTCAGTGGTACAAGTTACTAAGGACGTTATGTGTTTAGCGTTTGTGAGACAAGACCAAAGATGGAATCCAACGATTGTCATAGGAGCGCATCAATTGGAAGAGAACCTCTTGGTATTTGACCTTCCAAGAAAGAAAATAGGTTTCGGATCCTCACTCAAGCTCCAACAAGCATCATGCTCTATGTATGATAATACCATTATGAGCTAA